The genomic window TCGGGCCCACCGCGCCGATGCTGACGGCGGCGTATCACAGTGCCAGCGAGGCGATTTCGGGAATGAACGCCGTCGCGGGCTGGCATGGCGCGCCGCGGCCGGTGCTGGCCCGGGAGCTGTTACCCGAGCGCGCCCTGATGGGTGACGCGTCGGCGATCGTGGCCCTGCACACCGACGTCATGGGTCCGCTTGCTGACGCCGGTCCCACCCTTGTTGAAACCCTTGACGCTTTCTTAGATTCTGGCGGTGCGATCGAGGCCTGCGCGCGCAAGTTGTTCGTTCATCCAAACACCGTGCGGTATCGACTCAAGCGCATCACCGACTTCACCGGCAGGGACCCCACCCAGCCGCGCGACGCCTACGTGCTGCGGGTGGCGGCCACCGTCGGCCAACTCAACTACCCCACGCACCCCTTTGGTGGCGCCAACAATGCCCCGCCGGCGGTCCCGCTCCCGGTCAGAACGGCTTCGGCGGCCCCATCAGCGCAATAGTGATTTAGGCGACAGATCGCGGGGCGGTCTCAAAAGCGTAGCTTACGGGGGTGTTTTGTAGGGTGTATACAAAAACCTAAGACGAGGTTCATAATCTGTTACACCCGCCAAAACCGTTTCCACAGTGTTCTCTTAGACACGTGATTGCATTGCTTGCGCCCGGACAGGGTTCGCAGACCGAGGGAATGCTCTTGCCGTGGCTGGAACTGCCCGGTGCGGCCGACCAGCTGGCGCTGTGGTCGAAGGCCAGCGGCCTGGATCTCGTGCGACTGGGCACCACCGCCTCGACCGAGGAGATCACCGACACCGCCGTCACACAGCCGTTGGTCGTCGCCGCGACGCTGCTGGCCCACCAGGAACTCACCAAGCGCGGCCTGTTCGCGGGTGAGGAACTGATCGTGGCCGGTCACTCCGTCGGCGAGATCGCGGCCTACGCCATCGCCGGTGTCCTGGGCGCCGACGACGCCGTCTCCCTGGCCGCCACCCGCGGCGCCGAGATGGCCAAGGCTTGTGCCACCGAGCCGACCGGCATGTCCGCGGTACTGGGCGGCGACGAGGCCGAAGTCCTGAGCCGCCTCGAGCAGCTTGACCTGTGCCCCGCGAACCGCAACGCCGCCGGGCAGATCGTCGCCGCCGGCGCGCTGACCGCGCTGGAGAAGCTCGCCGAAGACCCGCCGGCCAAGGCCCGGGTGCGCGCCCTCGGCGTCGCCGGAGCTTTCCACACCAAGTACATGGCGTCGGCCCTCGAGGGTTACGCTGCTGCGGCGGCCGGGATCGCGACCAGCGAGCCCACCGCCACGCTGCTGTCCAACCGCGACGGCGCGCCGGTGACCTCGGCCGCCGCGGCGATGGAAGCACTGGTCGCTCAGCTGACCCAGCCGGTGCGCTGGGACCTGTGCACCGCCTATCTGCGTGAGCACACTGTCAAGGCGATCGTGGAGTTCCCGCCCGCGGGCACTCTCGCCGGGATCGCCAAGCGAGAACTTCGGGGGGTTCCGACGCGCGCCGTCAAGTCGCCCGCAGATCTGGACGAGTTGGCCGACATCTAGCGCCACCCGTCCAGGTACAACCAAAGAGCACATCAATTCGATTTGCACACAACACATTACGAAGGGAAGTAAGGCTGTGGCCGTTAGTCAGGAAGAAATCATTGCCGGTATTGCCGAGATCATCGAAGAGGTAACCGGTATCGAGCCCTCCGAGGTCACCCCGGAGAAGTCCTTCGTCGACGACCTGGACATCGACTCGCTGTCGATGGTCGAGATCGCCGTGCAGACCGAGGACAAGTACGGCGTGAAGATCCCGGACGAGGACCTGGCCGGTCTGCGCACCGTCGGTGACGTCGTCTCCTACATCCAGAAGCTCGAGGAAGAAGACCCCGAGGCCGCCGCGGCCCTGCGCGCCAAGCTGGAGTCCGAGAACCCCGAGGCTGTCGCCAACGTCAAGGCAAGGCTGGAAGCGGACAAGTGACCAAGCCTTCCACTGCTAATGGCGGTTACCCCAGTGTTGTGGTAACCGCTGTCGCGGCGACGACCTCCATCGCGCCGGACATCGAGAGCACGTGGAAGGGTTTGCTGGCCGGCGAAAGCGGCATCCGCGTACTCGAAGACGAATTCGTCACCAAGTGGGACCTGCCCGTCAAGATCGGCGGTCATCTCAAGGAACCCATCGACGAGCACATGGGCAGGCTCGACCTGCGCCGCATGTCGTATGTGCAGCGGCTGGCCAAGTATCTGAGTGGTCAGCTCTGGGACAACGCCGGCACTCCCGAACTCGACCCGGACCGCTTCAGCGTTGTGGTGGGCACCGGGTTGGGCGGCGCCGAGCGCATCGTCGAGAGCTACGACCTGATGAACGAGGGCGGCCCCCGCAAGGTGTCGCCGCTGGCCGTTCAGATGATCATGCCCAACGGCGCCGCGGCGACCGTCGGGCTGCAGCTCGGTGCCCGCGCCGGGGTGATCACCCCGGTGTCGGCCTGTTCGTCGGGCTCGGAGGCGATCGGTCACGCGTGGCGTCAAATCGTCATGGGCGACGCAGATGTCGCCGTGTGTGGCGGTGTCGAAGGCCCCATCGAGGCGCTGCCGATCGCGGCGTTCTCGATGATGCGGGCCATGTCGACCCGCAACGACGAGCCCGAGCGGGCGTCGCGGCCGTTCGACAAGGACCGCGACGGCTTCGTCTTCGGCGAGGCGGGGGCACTGATGATCATCGAGACCGAGGAGCACGCCAAGGCCCGCGGCGCCAGGCCGTTGGCCCGACTGCTCGGTGCCGGTATCACCTCGGACGCCTTCCACATGGTGGCGCCCGCGGCCGACGGAATTCGCGCCGGCCGGGCCATGACGCGCGCGCTGGAGCTGGCCGGCTTGTCCGCCAAGGACGTCGACCACATCAACGCGCACGGGACCGCGACACCGATCGGTGACAGCGCCGAGGCCAACGCCATCCGGGTCGCCGGATGCGAGCAGGCCGCGGTCT from Mycobacterium shigaense includes these protein-coding regions:
- a CDS encoding ACP S-malonyltransferase, with translation MIALLAPGQGSQTEGMLLPWLELPGAADQLALWSKASGLDLVRLGTTASTEEITDTAVTQPLVVAATLLAHQELTKRGLFAGEELIVAGHSVGEIAAYAIAGVLGADDAVSLAATRGAEMAKACATEPTGMSAVLGGDEAEVLSRLEQLDLCPANRNAAGQIVAAGALTALEKLAEDPPAKARVRALGVAGAFHTKYMASALEGYAAAAAGIATSEPTATLLSNRDGAPVTSAAAAMEALVAQLTQPVRWDLCTAYLREHTVKAIVEFPPAGTLAGIAKRELRGVPTRAVKSPADLDELADI
- the acpM gene encoding meromycolate extension acyl carrier protein AcpM; translated protein: MAVSQEEIIAGIAEIIEEVTGIEPSEVTPEKSFVDDLDIDSLSMVEIAVQTEDKYGVKIPDEDLAGLRTVGDVVSYIQKLEEEDPEAAAALRAKLESENPEAVANVKARLEADK
- the kasA gene encoding 3-oxoacyl-ACP synthase KasA, whose amino-acid sequence is MTKPSTANGGYPSVVVTAVAATTSIAPDIESTWKGLLAGESGIRVLEDEFVTKWDLPVKIGGHLKEPIDEHMGRLDLRRMSYVQRLAKYLSGQLWDNAGTPELDPDRFSVVVGTGLGGAERIVESYDLMNEGGPRKVSPLAVQMIMPNGAAATVGLQLGARAGVITPVSACSSGSEAIGHAWRQIVMGDADVAVCGGVEGPIEALPIAAFSMMRAMSTRNDEPERASRPFDKDRDGFVFGEAGALMIIETEEHAKARGARPLARLLGAGITSDAFHMVAPAADGIRAGRAMTRALELAGLSAKDVDHINAHGTATPIGDSAEANAIRVAGCEQAAVYAPKSALGHSIGAVGALESVLTVLALRDGVIPPTLNYETPDPEINLDVVAGEPRYGDFRYAINNSFGFGGHNVALAFGRY